The Phycisphaeraceae bacterium genome has a window encoding:
- a CDS encoding PQQ-binding-like beta-propeller repeat protein, translated as MRRITTSLLALTGVALLAGAAEDWPMWGRTPERNMSGPARGLPVEFAPGQFIGASDEIDISTAKNVKWVAKLGSQSYGNPAISNGRVFLGTNNDSPRDPRYEGDRSVVMCLDEQTGALIWQINIPKMGTGKVSDWEYLGICSSPTVVGNRVYFMSNLCEVVCADVNGLADGNDGPFTDEGQYYAGKGKPPMELAPTDGDIIWTFNMIDECGVFPHNITTCAPLVVGDRIWVATSNGVDYGHVETPAPFAPSLIQLNAITGELIGEEDSGTGQRILHSNWSSPAWLESGDLKLCIFGGPDGWVYAFAPEPVEGEDGRMILDEVWRFDANPPEYRMRDGKPIKYATRAGPSEVLATPVVAGGKVYVAIGQDPEHGEGAGNIVCIDPTGKGDVTATHGVWSYNLINRSISTAAVVDGLLYVGDYSGFVYCFDAATGHLHWRHDTKGHIWGSPLVADGKVYIGNEDGYLTILAASKELQLLNEIDMMSPVYSSPVTANGVLYVQTHTHLFAIKETPE; from the coding sequence ATGCGAAGGATCACGACATCGCTGCTGGCCCTGACGGGCGTCGCGCTGCTGGCCGGCGCCGCCGAGGACTGGCCCATGTGGGGGCGCACGCCGGAGCGGAACATGAGCGGACCGGCCAGGGGGTTGCCGGTGGAGTTCGCTCCCGGTCAGTTCATCGGCGCCAGCGATGAAATCGACATCAGCACCGCGAAGAACGTGAAATGGGTCGCCAAGCTCGGTTCGCAGAGCTACGGCAACCCGGCGATTTCCAACGGGCGCGTCTTTCTGGGCACGAACAACGACTCGCCGCGCGACCCGCGCTACGAGGGCGACCGCAGCGTAGTGATGTGCCTTGACGAGCAGACCGGCGCGCTCATCTGGCAGATCAACATTCCCAAGATGGGCACCGGCAAAGTGAGCGACTGGGAGTATCTGGGCATCTGCTCCTCGCCCACGGTGGTGGGGAACCGCGTGTACTTCATGTCCAATCTCTGTGAAGTGGTCTGCGCCGACGTGAACGGCCTGGCCGACGGCAACGATGGTCCATTTACCGACGAAGGCCAGTACTACGCCGGCAAGGGCAAACCCCCGATGGAACTGGCGCCCACGGACGGCGACATCATCTGGACGTTCAACATGATCGACGAGTGCGGCGTCTTCCCGCACAACATCACCACCTGCGCACCGCTGGTGGTGGGCGACCGCATCTGGGTGGCCACGTCCAACGGTGTCGATTACGGCCACGTGGAGACGCCCGCCCCCTTCGCGCCCAGTCTCATTCAACTGAACGCCATCACCGGCGAACTGATCGGCGAGGAGGATTCGGGCACCGGGCAGCGAATCCTTCACAGCAACTGGAGCTCGCCGGCTTGGCTCGAATCGGGCGACCTGAAGCTGTGCATCTTCGGCGGGCCGGATGGGTGGGTGTACGCCTTCGCCCCCGAGCCGGTGGAAGGCGAGGACGGCCGCATGATCCTCGACGAGGTGTGGCGCTTCGACGCCAATCCGCCCGAGTATCGCATGCGCGATGGCAAGCCCATCAAGTACGCCACCCGGGCCGGCCCCAGTGAAGTGCTGGCCACGCCCGTCGTCGCGGGCGGCAAGGTCTACGTGGCCATCGGGCAGGATCCCGAGCACGGCGAGGGCGCGGGCAACATCGTCTGCATCGATCCGACCGGCAAGGGCGATGTGACCGCGACGCACGGCGTCTGGTCGTACAACCTGATCAACCGCTCGATTTCCACGGCCGCGGTGGTGGATGGCCTGCTGTACGTGGGCGACTACTCGGGATTCGTCTACTGCTTCGACGCAGCAACCGGCCACCTGCACTGGCGGCACGACACCAAGGGGCACATCTGGGGTTCCCCGCTCGTGGCGGATGGCAAGGTGTACATCGGCAACGAGGACGGCTATCTCACCATCCTCGCGGCGTCGAAGGAGCTGCAACTGCTCAACGAGATTGACATGATGTCGCCGGTGTACTCATCGCCGGTCACGGCCAACGGAGTTCTCTACGTGCAGACGCACACGCATCTGTTCGCCATCAAGGAGACGCCTGAATGA